From the Bdellovibrio reynosensis genome, one window contains:
- a CDS encoding ABC-F family ATP-binding cassette domain-containing protein gives MLLISTYKLEKAFAGKTLFRNVSLGIEDGERVGLVGPNGAGKSTLLRILAGQMEADAGDVTAKKGLRLGFLEQTPVFKDNETILDAVLSKAHDPHEAIANAYEWMARLELTQFGESFLVKDLSGGWRKRVALARELVLEPELLMLDEPTNHLDVSSILWLEEFLAQASFATLIITHDRLFLQRATNKIFDLDPKNPNYLLSVKGGYLEYLEAKDQQMAAQEQREVVLKNTLRRETEWLRRGAKARQTKQKARIERAGSLKDDVQELTQKNAARVAKIEFKDADRNPQKLIELDHVTKAYNGRVLFKDFTYLVNPKTRLALLGDNGSGKSTLIRIMLGEEQPDTGRVARADKLKVAYFEQNRETLRPKESVLKNICPEGDYVHYQGQYVFARSYLERFQFNRQQMDLPVEKLSGGEQSRLRLAQLMLNEAQVLILDEPTNDLDVATLTVLEESLKEFNGAVILVTHDRYFMDQVASQIMAFHKRPDGTTSLENFAGYLQWEEWFEEQKELEAIELKNTAKKEAAKASGKPVKLSFKEKFELENMEATIQELEKKLEELQAESAKPEIVSQASKVQELYKQISETQEKIDKNYKRWEELEKKSSGG, from the coding sequence ATGCTTCTTATTAGTACCTATAAATTAGAAAAAGCTTTCGCCGGTAAAACCCTGTTTCGCAATGTCAGTTTAGGCATTGAAGACGGCGAGCGTGTGGGATTAGTCGGCCCTAACGGTGCCGGTAAATCCACGTTATTAAGAATTCTTGCCGGTCAAATGGAAGCAGACGCTGGTGATGTCACCGCGAAAAAAGGTTTGCGCCTTGGTTTCTTAGAGCAAACTCCCGTTTTCAAAGATAACGAAACTATTCTTGATGCGGTTCTTAGCAAAGCCCACGATCCGCACGAAGCTATCGCCAACGCCTATGAATGGATGGCGCGCTTAGAACTAACTCAATTCGGTGAAAGCTTTTTAGTTAAAGATCTTTCCGGTGGTTGGAGAAAGCGCGTCGCTTTAGCCCGCGAGTTGGTTCTAGAACCTGAACTACTCATGCTGGATGAGCCGACGAATCACTTGGACGTTTCAAGTATTCTTTGGCTTGAGGAATTTTTAGCGCAAGCTTCGTTTGCAACTTTGATCATCACCCATGATCGCTTGTTCTTACAAAGAGCGACCAATAAAATTTTTGATCTTGATCCTAAAAATCCCAACTACCTTCTTTCAGTTAAGGGCGGATATTTAGAATATCTTGAAGCTAAAGACCAACAGATGGCAGCACAAGAGCAACGCGAAGTTGTTTTAAAGAACACCCTTCGCCGTGAAACTGAATGGTTACGTCGGGGAGCTAAAGCCCGTCAAACAAAGCAAAAGGCCCGTATCGAACGTGCTGGTTCACTTAAAGATGACGTGCAAGAGTTAACACAAAAGAATGCAGCTCGTGTCGCTAAAATTGAATTTAAAGATGCTGATCGCAATCCGCAAAAACTGATTGAACTAGATCATGTCACTAAAGCTTACAATGGCCGCGTGCTATTTAAAGATTTCACTTACCTTGTAAATCCAAAAACGCGCTTAGCTTTATTGGGTGATAACGGTTCTGGTAAGTCCACATTGATTCGTATCATGTTAGGTGAAGAACAGCCTGACACGGGTCGTGTCGCTCGGGCTGATAAACTTAAGGTCGCTTACTTTGAACAGAATCGAGAGACTTTAAGACCTAAAGAATCGGTCCTAAAAAACATCTGCCCTGAAGGTGATTACGTTCACTATCAAGGACAATACGTATTTGCCCGCAGCTATCTAGAGCGTTTTCAATTCAATCGCCAGCAAATGGATCTGCCAGTAGAAAAGCTTTCTGGTGGTGAACAAAGCAGATTGCGTTTGGCCCAGTTGATGTTAAATGAAGCCCAAGTTCTGATTCTGGATGAGCCTACGAACGATCTTGATGTGGCGACACTGACTGTGCTTGAAGAGTCTTTAAAAGAGTTTAACGGTGCCGTGATTCTAGTAACCCATGATCGTTATTTTATGGATCAAGTGGCGTCGCAAATCATGGCCTTCCATAAAAGACCTGATGGTACAACGTCTTTAGAAAACTTCGCCGGGTACTTGCAGTGGGAAGAATGGTTTGAAGAACAAAAGGAACTGGAAGCTATAGAGCTTAAAAATACCGCGAAAAAAGAAGCAGCGAAAGCTAGCGGTAAACCAGTGAAGTTGTCCTTTAAAGAAAAGTTTGAGTTAGAAAACATGGAAGCGACTATTCAGGAATTAGAAAAGAAACTTGAAGAGTTGCAGGCCGAATCCGCTAAGCCTGAAATTGTAAGTCAGGCATCGAAGGTTCAAGAACTGTATAAGCAGATTTCTGAAACCCAAGAGAAAATTGACAAGAATTATAAGCGCTGGGAAGAATTAGAAAAGAAATCCAGTGGCGGCTGA
- a CDS encoding trypsin-like serine peptidase → MNKIIVLALISSLMAGCGGAATTSDFFAKNETATAGVIYGDNSISEVKKSEPNNSVSLALIKKEDFLSLKNKQEGYRVSDFISEDLSWKDQPISAFCSGVLISENQFLTAGHCFAETKCEEFVAAFNYDLTGKDIHGVECKKIEIIKNSLDEEGLDYALVTLTEKVAIKPATLSEKMLSEKSAVYSLGYPLGAYKKKSEGQIVEISEGLYRSDLDLFTGNSGSPVFSAETHELVGIVSSGETDFEENSEGSGPARIKHCQIESCRGEFITPIQKILADIAKTN, encoded by the coding sequence ATGAATAAAATAATCGTTCTAGCTTTAATCTCAAGTCTGATGGCAGGTTGCGGAGGAGCCGCAACCACATCGGACTTTTTTGCTAAGAATGAAACGGCTACGGCCGGTGTGATTTACGGTGATAATTCGATCTCCGAAGTTAAGAAATCTGAGCCCAACAATTCTGTCAGCCTGGCTCTTATCAAAAAAGAAGACTTTCTATCTCTTAAAAACAAACAAGAAGGCTACCGGGTTTCAGATTTTATCTCTGAAGATCTTTCGTGGAAAGATCAACCGATCAGTGCTTTTTGCTCGGGCGTGTTGATTTCTGAAAACCAGTTTTTAACTGCAGGTCATTGTTTTGCTGAAACGAAGTGCGAAGAGTTCGTGGCTGCTTTCAATTATGACCTAACTGGCAAAGACATTCACGGGGTTGAGTGTAAGAAAATTGAGATCATTAAAAACAGCCTGGATGAAGAAGGCTTGGATTATGCCTTGGTTACTTTGACTGAAAAGGTGGCCATCAAGCCCGCAACTTTAAGTGAAAAAATGCTTTCAGAAAAATCCGCAGTTTATAGTTTAGGTTATCCATTGGGTGCTTATAAAAAGAAATCTGAAGGCCAAATCGTAGAAATTTCTGAAGGACTTTACCGTTCTGATTTAGATCTATTTACTGGAAATTCAGGTTCTCCGGTATTTTCTGCTGAAACCCATGAGTTGGTCGGTATTGTGTCCAGCGGCGAAACCGATTTTGAGGAAAATTCCGAAGGTTCTGGACCTGCGCGCATAAAACACTGCCAGATTGAAAGCTGCCGGGGTGAATTCATCACTCCTATTCAGAAAATCCTAGCCGATATTGCTAAAACAAACTAG